A genomic segment from Treponema sp. Marseille-Q3903 encodes:
- the ftsH gene encoding ATP-dependent zinc metalloprotease FtsH, which produces MAENQNNEQKNNDDENDPYKFFKFAGPENNDKNDKNRDGKKKIRFWPILLVTLLILALADVFVFRRTENLIDFSDFKEKIENGEIVSVDLGENYFVGYGPSVEVSQNDSNIKGMKLFSVPVARTSTQYKTAAVLTSNFIDYLDTKHVRYKFVVKQSNWLLQLLLNLLVPFGLIFLMYFFLFRKMGGGGGGMGSIFNVGNSRAKVIEEGKIKTRFADVAGVDEAKEELVEVVDFLKSPKKYTDIGGKIPKGVLLVGDPGTGKTLLARAVAGEAGVPFFSISGSDFVEMFVGVGASRVRDLFKQAREKAPCIIFIDEIDALAKSRANGFSSNDEREQTLNQLLVEMDGFDNDKGLIVLAATNRVDVLDPAILRPGRFDRQVPVEKPDVKGREDILRIHAKHVKLSSDVDFESVAHGTTGFAGADLANVVNEAALLAVRNGRKKVSMEDFNEAIDKVSIGLKKKSRKENKKQMRLTSVHETGHALVAAFTEGHEPVNKITVVPRSHGIGGFTQYREEDEEKFCLTKKDMINEVDSMLGGRAAEEILLGDISTGASNDIARATDILKQMIVSYGMSDKFKNMTLGRGVLGNRGGEPNLVREFSEETQNYIDSEIARIMDERYKAVVKLLTDHKDLLDFIARRLEEIETMDGKEFYDIIKGEAHCKEIEEKAKAKAKGKSTNAKSVKEKHVEEKQPKAKSPEANPTDK; this is translated from the coding sequence ATGGCTGAAAATCAGAATAACGAACAAAAAAATAACGATGACGAAAACGATCCATACAAATTTTTTAAGTTTGCGGGGCCTGAAAATAATGATAAAAACGATAAAAATCGAGATGGCAAGAAAAAAATCCGCTTCTGGCCGATTCTGCTTGTTACGCTTTTAATTCTAGCTCTTGCAGATGTTTTTGTATTTAGAAGAACGGAAAATTTAATAGACTTCTCAGATTTCAAAGAAAAAATAGAAAACGGCGAAATAGTTTCAGTTGATTTAGGAGAAAATTATTTTGTTGGATACGGACCTTCTGTGGAAGTTTCTCAAAACGATTCAAATATAAAAGGCATGAAATTGTTTTCGGTTCCAGTCGCAAGGACAAGTACTCAGTATAAAACAGCTGCAGTCCTCACTTCAAATTTTATTGATTACCTCGACACCAAACACGTTCGCTACAAATTTGTCGTAAAACAGAGCAACTGGCTGCTTCAGCTCCTGTTGAATCTCCTTGTTCCGTTCGGACTTATATTCCTCATGTACTTTTTTCTGTTCAGAAAAATGGGCGGAGGCGGTGGTGGAATGGGCAGCATTTTCAATGTCGGAAATTCTCGCGCAAAAGTCATTGAAGAAGGAAAGATAAAAACTCGTTTTGCAGACGTTGCCGGCGTAGATGAAGCAAAAGAAGAACTCGTCGAAGTTGTCGACTTTTTGAAATCTCCTAAAAAATACACTGATATCGGAGGAAAGATTCCTAAGGGAGTTTTGCTTGTCGGTGACCCAGGTACCGGAAAAACATTGCTCGCTCGCGCAGTTGCAGGCGAAGCAGGCGTTCCGTTTTTCAGCATTTCCGGTTCGGACTTTGTCGAAATGTTTGTCGGAGTAGGTGCGAGCCGCGTTCGTGACTTGTTCAAACAGGCTCGTGAAAAAGCTCCTTGTATCATCTTTATAGATGAAATAGATGCCCTCGCAAAAAGCCGTGCAAACGGATTCAGCAGCAACGATGAGCGCGAACAGACTTTAAATCAGCTTCTTGTAGAGATGGATGGCTTTGACAACGACAAGGGATTGATTGTGCTTGCCGCAACTAACCGCGTAGATGTGCTTGACCCTGCAATTTTGCGTCCCGGACGTTTTGACCGTCAAGTTCCTGTTGAAAAACCTGATGTAAAGGGGCGAGAAGATATCCTTCGCATTCATGCAAAGCATGTAAAACTAAGCAGCGATGTTGATTTTGAGTCTGTCGCACACGGAACAACAGGATTTGCAGGAGCCGATTTGGCAAACGTTGTAAACGAGGCTGCACTCCTAGCAGTCCGCAATGGACGAAAAAAAGTCTCGATGGAGGATTTCAACGAAGCTATTGATAAGGTAAGCATCGGGCTCAAAAAGAAATCGCGAAAAGAAAATAAAAAGCAAATGCGTCTCACTTCTGTCCATGAAACAGGGCACGCTCTTGTCGCAGCATTTACGGAAGGTCATGAACCTGTAAATAAAATCACAGTTGTTCCACGCTCTCATGGAATAGGCGGTTTTACACAGTATCGTGAAGAAGATGAAGAAAAATTCTGCCTCACAAAAAAAGATATGATAAACGAAGTCGATTCAATGCTCGGCGGTCGCGCTGCAGAGGAAATCTTGCTCGGAGATATTTCTACAGGTGCATCAAACGACATCGCACGTGCTACAGATATATTAAAGCAGATGATTGTTTCGTACGGTATGTCAGATAAGTTTAAGAATATGACACTCGGTCGCGGCGTTTTAGGGAATCGCGGTGGCGAGCCAAACCTTGTCCGTGAGTTCAGCGAAGAGACTCAAAATTACATAGACAGCGAAATTGCGCGCATAATGGACGAGCGCTATAAGGCTGTTGTAAAACTTTTGACAGACCACAAAGATTTGCTTGATTTTATCGCAAGACGTCTTGAAGAGATTGAAACGATGGATGGCAAAGAGTTCTACGACATCATAAAAGGTGAAGCGCACTGCAAAGAGATAGAAGAAAAAGCAAAGGCAAAAGCAAAAGGTAAATCTACAAATGCAAAATCTGTAAAAGAAAAACATGTAGAAGAAAAGCAGCCAAAAGCAAAGTCGCCGGAAGCAAATCCGACAGACAAATAA
- a CDS encoding outer-membrane lipoprotein carrier protein LolA gives MKKVSLLFCTLFFSAAIFAQSITTASAYFKTISEYYGTIKDYEVDFEIKIDKIESAGKLSFKSPNLMRMDYTNPEKQVICFNGDMLTVYIPSSPAVLQQQISPGSSNNAASLSTPQGLFLMSRYYTVAYENGQNAEPLGNGSNEMVVKFILTRKSSAEAFRYMKIAVNEKTKLIRRIEAVTPKGEHFVFNFYDYVLNQNMTEQRFVYDAPSDANNYNNFLFTE, from the coding sequence ATGAAAAAGGTATCTCTTTTATTCTGCACATTATTTTTTTCTGCGGCGATATTTGCACAGAGCATCACGACGGCAAGCGCATATTTTAAGACAATTTCAGAATATTACGGAACAATAAAAGACTACGAAGTAGATTTTGAAATCAAAATAGATAAAATCGAGTCTGCCGGCAAACTTTCGTTTAAATCTCCAAACTTGATGCGAATGGATTACACAAATCCCGAAAAACAAGTTATATGTTTCAATGGCGACATGCTTACAGTTTATATTCCGTCTTCACCGGCAGTTCTCCAACAGCAGATTTCTCCGGGAAGTTCCAACAATGCAGCTTCTCTGTCAACTCCTCAAGGTTTATTTTTGATGTCGCGTTATTACACTGTCGCTTACGAAAACGGGCAAAATGCAGAACCTCTTGGAAACGGCTCAAACGAAATGGTTGTGAAATTTATTTTAACTCGAAAAAGTTCAGCAGAAGCATTTCGATATATGAAAATTGCAGTCAATGAAAAAACAAAACTTATCCGCAGAATTGAAGCTGTTACTCCAAAAGGCGAACACTTTGTTTTCAACTTTTATGATTATGTTTTGAATCAAAATATGACAGAACAGCGTTTTGTTTACGACGCTCCATCTGATGCAAATAATTACAACAACTTCTTGTTTACGGAGTAA
- a CDS encoding helix-turn-helix transcriptional regulator produces MESYGGLLRQTRESKGLDLELISREISIEKRYLEGLEAEDSSVFPGEAYMFGFLKIYSSYLELDSNFVIKLYKNKMIQESPLPIGLYETPKTRFFLPYIITSIAALVVICVVSVIIIKKKKNTDDGNVIVSNNMKAHKYELDDKKFVQRLYKGDQLIIPTGKDGKIVLTVRDALSSFGIDTPSGVYYVELAEESELDIDGDALPDMIVYVSDISSTDETRGAEVSILLRHGVSKEATTVAVDEIPFASEIKSKHPQKVIHEDNRAYPFTVNASFRGPCLFRTQVDRDDAVESYFARGELFTATPQNGIRLWASNYNTVKITVIADSKSFDLDLGVAGQVFVEDIKWIKDTDGRYKLVVIELD; encoded by the coding sequence ATGGAAAGTTACGGAGGGCTTCTTCGCCAGACAAGAGAATCGAAAGGTCTAGATTTAGAACTCATAAGCCGCGAAATTTCTATTGAAAAAAGATATCTGGAAGGGCTCGAGGCAGAGGACAGCAGTGTGTTTCCCGGTGAAGCATACATGTTTGGCTTTTTAAAAATTTATTCGAGTTATCTTGAACTTGATTCCAATTTTGTCATTAAACTTTACAAAAACAAAATGATTCAGGAATCCCCTTTGCCAATCGGATTGTACGAAACTCCGAAAACAAGATTTTTTTTGCCGTATATAATTACTTCGATAGCTGCTCTCGTTGTTATATGCGTTGTTTCCGTGATTATCATTAAAAAGAAAAAAAACACAGATGATGGAAACGTGATTGTTTCAAACAATATGAAGGCTCACAAGTATGAGCTTGATGATAAAAAATTTGTACAACGGCTATACAAAGGCGACCAACTTATTATTCCAACAGGAAAAGACGGAAAAATAGTCCTCACTGTTCGCGATGCTTTGTCTTCATTCGGAATTGATACTCCTTCCGGAGTTTATTATGTTGAACTCGCAGAAGAATCGGAACTCGATATAGATGGAGATGCTCTTCCTGATATGATAGTTTATGTCTCTGATATCTCTTCAACAGATGAAACGCGCGGAGCTGAAGTCAGCATTCTTTTACGGCACGGCGTTTCAAAAGAGGCGACAACAGTCGCAGTCGATGAAATTCCATTTGCCTCAGAGATTAAATCAAAACATCCTCAAAAAGTAATTCACGAAGACAACAGAGCTTATCCTTTTACTGTAAACGCAAGTTTTAGAGGACCTTGTCTGTTTAGAACGCAAGTCGACCGCGATGATGCTGTTGAATCTTACTTTGCGCGTGGCGAATTGTTTACCGCTACTCCGCAAAACGGAATCAGGCTTTGGGCTTCAAATTACAACACTGTAAAAATCACCGTAATTGCCGATTCAAAATCGTTCGACCTCGATTTGGGCGTTGCCGGTCAGGTATTTGTCGAAGATATCAAATGGATAAAAGATACTGACGGTAGATATAAACTGGTGGTAATTGAACTTGACTAA
- the rimO gene encoding 30S ribosomal protein S12 methylthiotransferase RimO, protein MDQHGCAKNQTDGELITGYLTRAGFEFTTDAFQADFIIVNSCGFIESAKKESIGAVCNIHAAYPNAKIILTGCLAERYSEQLYQSMPELDGIFGNGDISKISEFMHSVEKKRAVEIFPQSGVCGGERPFLFNFPSSAFVKITEGCSNHCSFCAIPLIRGELRSRPENEILSEIKKLVSDGVYEINLIGQDLAAYGSENSTKLSNLMAKIKDIPGDFVIRPLYIHPDHFSDDIIDAMKYDSRFLPYFDVPFQSGDDKIISAMNRVGSQKKYIELVKKIRSELPDAVIRTTFLTGFPGETEEAAQNTFNFLEAIEPDWSGCFPYSREEDTPAYKLKGRVPAKVAKERAAHLAKRQTEITAEHLQKYVGKEIKVLIEEIVQPDNSQDCGEVEGLAIGRAWFQAPEVDGSTVIRYDIDDMTQVESVKSGNVILVKVIASTGVDLDSRFIKLCKKYEKSEIKFLF, encoded by the coding sequence ATTGATCAGCATGGTTGTGCAAAAAATCAGACTGATGGAGAACTGATAACCGGCTATTTGACAAGAGCGGGTTTTGAGTTTACAACAGATGCATTCCAAGCTGATTTCATCATCGTCAACTCCTGCGGCTTTATCGAATCTGCAAAAAAAGAATCTATCGGCGCAGTTTGCAACATCCACGCAGCGTACCCGAACGCAAAGATTATTTTGACGGGCTGCCTTGCTGAGCGTTATTCAGAACAGCTTTATCAGTCTATGCCGGAGCTTGACGGTATTTTTGGAAACGGCGACATCTCTAAAATTTCAGAATTTATGCATTCTGTGGAGAAAAAAAGAGCGGTTGAAATTTTTCCTCAGTCAGGAGTTTGCGGCGGCGAACGTCCTTTTCTTTTTAATTTCCCGTCATCGGCATTTGTAAAAATAACGGAAGGCTGTTCAAACCACTGTTCTTTTTGTGCAATTCCGCTGATTCGAGGAGAATTGCGGAGCCGTCCCGAAAATGAAATTTTATCAGAGATTAAAAAACTTGTTTCAGATGGTGTTTATGAAATAAACCTAATCGGGCAAGATCTCGCCGCTTACGGCTCTGAAAACAGCACAAAACTCTCAAACCTTATGGCAAAAATCAAAGATATTCCAGGTGACTTTGTAATTAGACCGCTTTATATTCACCCTGATCATTTTTCTGACGACATAATCGATGCGATGAAATATGACAGCCGTTTTTTGCCTTATTTTGATGTTCCGTTTCAAAGCGGTGACGACAAAATCATCAGTGCGATGAATAGAGTCGGGAGCCAAAAAAAATACATAGAACTTGTGAAAAAAATCAGAAGTGAGCTCCCCGATGCAGTTATTCGTACAACATTTTTGACAGGGTTCCCCGGAGAAACGGAAGAAGCTGCTCAAAATACTTTTAATTTTCTTGAGGCGATTGAGCCGGACTGGTCAGGCTGCTTTCCGTATAGCCGCGAAGAAGATACACCGGCTTATAAATTGAAAGGGAGAGTTCCTGCGAAAGTTGCGAAAGAGCGTGCCGCCCACCTTGCAAAGCGCCAGACGGAAATTACAGCAGAGCATCTTCAAAAATATGTTGGAAAAGAGATAAAAGTCCTGATTGAAGAGATTGTTCAGCCTGACAACTCTCAAGATTGCGGTGAAGTTGAAGGGCTTGCTATCGGACGGGCATGGTTCCAGGCTCCGGAAGTTGACGGAAGTACAGTGATCCGTTACGACATCGATGATATGACTCAAGTTGAAAGTGTGAAGTCTGGAAACGTGATTCTCGTCAAAGTTATTGCAAGCACAGGAGTTGACCTTGACTCCAGATTTATAAAACTCTGCAAAAAGTATGAAAAAAGTGAAATCAAGTTTTTGTTTTAA